In Nematostella vectensis chromosome 2, jaNemVect1.1, whole genome shotgun sequence, one genomic interval encodes:
- the LOC5521621 gene encoding cytochrome P450 1A1, with protein MDRLRDWVSWSSERRGKALPGPWGLPFVGSLPHIAMHAMPHLVLTDLGKTYGDVYGLSLGAWNTVVLNSLGAAREALVQNAENFSSRPPNWQTLQALGTHKYSVAFGDYNSVQTQRKKALLRMFHQALISRADILNDVVTSEVDLLNSKLAASGPDPQDPRDLIIRASFRTQFRLSFGEHVTDEVERELMEISKAGRKFQESSNLAFLTDFLPWTRLALKKPLDKFEENIRALMDFVRKIYLERRQTYENEEQESCHASAITKHLSSFMTTSHMEEGQKQVEKKEIENQVVATLAADTFGAGLENVSSSLLWAVAYIASHDELQDELRDEIMRVVGNDRVPILQDKGNMPLLQATILETFRLGSALPLTIPHYCNKSCTVKGFEVREGSLVLVNLWGINHDPRYFCDPYVFEPHRFLDLAGELRGDRCSSAIPFGIGHRACAGNTMSKSLLFVLLAGILQKFKLQAVQSGETVTPLKGSTLFPDSYKVAFIPWGEVDA; from the exons ATGGATCGTTTAAGAGactgggtgtcatggagttCAGAGCGCCGAGGAAAAGCGCTCCCTGGTCCTTGGGGGTTACCGTTCGTAGGTAGCCTTCCGCATATCGCTATGCACGCAATGCCGCACCTTGTGCTAACAGACCTCGGGAAGACGTACGGAGACGTATACGGTCTTAGCTTAGGTGCCTGGAATACTGTCGTGCTCAACAGCCTCGGAGCAGCTCGGGAAGCGCTCGTACAAAATGCCGAAAACTTTTCAAGCCGACCACCCAACTGGCAAACACTGCAGGCTCTCGGTACCCACAAGTATTCCGTGGCGTTTGGAGACTACAACTCGGTCCAG ACTCAACGAAAGAAAGCTCTGCTTCGGATGTTCCACCAAGCCCTGATCTCACGAGCGGACATCCTCAATGATGTGGTCACCAGCGAGGTGGATTTGCTCAACAGCAAACTCGCAGCAAGCGGGCCAGACCCGCAAGACCCTCGGGATCTCATCATTCGTGCCTCGTTTCGCACGCAGTTTCGACTGTCTTTCGGAGAGCACGTGACCGATGAGGTGGAGAGAGAGTTGATGGAGATCTCAAAAGCCGGCAGAAAGTTCCAGGAGTCCTCGAATCTGGCTTTTCTGACGGATTTCTTGCCATGGACGAGGCTTGCTTTGAAGAAACCGTTGGATAAG TTTGAAGAAAACATCCGGGCCTTGATGGACTTCGTGCGTAAGATCTACCTCGAGCGCCGTCAGACGTACGAGAACGAGGAGCAAGAGTCCTGCCACGCAAGCGCAATAACAAAGCACTTATCGTCCTTCATGACAACGTCCCACATGGAAGAGGGGCAGAAACAAGTAGAGAAAAAAGAGATCGAAAATCAAGTTGTGGCCACGCTGGCGGCAGACACGTTTGGCGCGGGTCTCGAAAATGTCTCGTCCTCACTGCTCTGGGCGGTGGCATACATAGCGAGTCATGACGAGTTACAAGACGAGTTGCGGGATGAGATCATGCGAGTGGTGGGCAATGATCGAGTACCGATTCTACAGGATAAAGGCAACATGCCACTTTTGCAAGCCACGATACTCGAGACTTTTCGCCTCGGTTCAG CTCTACCGCTGACCATACCACACTATTGCAACAAGAGCTGCACTGTCAAGGGGTTCGAGGTTAGGGAGGGGTCCCTCGTGCTTGTCAACCTCTGGGGGATTAACCACGACCCTCGCTACTTCTGTGACCCTTACGTGTTTGAGCCGCACCGTTTCCTGGATCTTGCCGGAGAGCTGAGAGGCGACCGCTGTAGCTCCGCCATACCTTTCGGCATAGGGCATCGCGCATGTGCAG gtAACACCATGTCAAAGTCACTACTCTTCGTGCTGCTAGCGGGAATCTTACAGAAGTTCAAGCTACAAGCGGTGCAGAGCGGCGAGACAGTAACCCCCCTGAAAGGCTCGACGCTATTCCCGGATTCGTACAAGGTCGCATTCATTCCCTGGGGGGAGGTGGACGCATGA